A genomic window from Peromyscus maniculatus bairdii isolate BWxNUB_F1_BW_parent chromosome 1, HU_Pman_BW_mat_3.1, whole genome shotgun sequence includes:
- the Trim6 gene encoding tripartite motif-containing protein 6: protein MTSAVLVDIRDEVTCPICLELLTEPLSIDCCGHSFCQACITGNSDKLVFNPEGKSSCPVCRTAYQPGNLRPNRHLAIIVKRLREVVLAPGKQLEVILCAVHGEKLQLFCKEDGKLICWLCERSQEHHGHHTFLMEEVAQEYQEMFQESLKKLRKEQQEAERLKALIQEKRESWKNQVEPERHRIQTEFKQLRSILDREEQRELKKLEAEERKGLSIIEKAEGDLIHQSQSLKDLISDLEHRCQGSAVELLQDVNDVTKRSEFWTLRKPQALPTKLKSLFRAPDLKRMLRVFRELTDVQSYWVDVTLNPQTANLNLVLAKNRRQVRFVGAKLSESSCLEEHFDCSVLGSQHFSSGKYYWEVDVTKKTAWILGVCSNPVEPMFSFSQYPSKQSAHSRYQPQSGYWVIGLQHKHEYRAYEDSSTSLLLSMTVPPRRVGVFLDYEAGTVSFYNVTNHGLPIYTFSKYYFPTALCPYFNPCSCVVPMTLRRPSS from the exons ATGACGTCAGCAGTTCTGGTGGACATCCGCGATGAGGTCACCTGCCCTATCTGCTTGGAGCTCTTGACAGAACCCCTGAGCATAGATTGCTGCGGTCACAGCTTCTGCCAGGCCTGCATCACAGGAAACAGTGACAAGTTAGTGTTCAACCCAGAAGGGAAGAGCAGCTGTCCTGTGTGCCGGACCGCCTACCAGCCCGGGAACCTCCGGCCTAATCGACACCTGGCTATCATAGTgaagaggctcagagaggtcgTTTTGGCCCCTGGAAAGCAGCTGGAGGTCATTCTTTGTGCAGTTCATGGAGAGAAACTCCAGCTTTTCTGCAAGGAGGATGGGAAGTTAATTTGCTGGCTGTGTGAGCGATCTCAGGAGCACCATGGTCATCACACGTTCCTCATGGAGGAGGTGGCCCAGGAGTACCAG GAGATGTTCCAGGAGTCTCTgaagaagctgaggaaggagcagcaggaagctgagaggctAAAAGCTCTTATCCAAGAGAAGAGGGAATCCTGGAAG AATCAGGTAGAGCCTGAGAGACACCGGATCCAGACTGAATTTAAGCAGCTGCGGAGCATCCTGgacagggaggagcagagggaactGAAGAAACTGGAAGcggaagagaggaaggggctgAGCATCAtagagaaggctgagggggacCTGATCCACCAGAGCCAGTCACTGAAAGATCTCATCTCAGACCTGGAGCACCGGTGCCAGGGGTCTGCAGTGGAACTGCTGCAG GATGTGAATGATGTCACAAAAAG GAGTGAGTTCTGGACCCTGAGGAAGCCCCAAGCTCTTCCCACCAAGCTGAAAAGTTTGTTTCGAGCCCCAGATCTGAAAAGGATGCTGCGAGTCTTTAGAG AGCTGACAGACGTCCAAAGCTACTGGG TGGACGTGACCCTGAATCCACAGACGGCTAATTTAAATCTTGTCCTGGCTAAAAACCGGAGGCAGGTGAGGTTTGTAGGTGCCAAGCTGTCCGAGTCTTCCTGTCTGGAAGAACATTTTGATTGTAGTGTCCTGGGTTCTCAGCACTTCTCCTCAGGAAAATACTACTGGGAGGTGGACGTGACCAAGAAGACGGCTTGGATCCTGGGTGTATGCAGTAACCCGGTGGAACCCATGTTCTCTTTCAGCCAGTATCCCAGCAAGCAGAGTGCCCACTCCAGGTATCAGCCCCAGAGCGGATACTGGGTGATTGGGTTGCAACATAAGCATGAGTACAGAGCCTATGAGGACTCCTCCACCTCCCTGCTCCTCTCCATGACAGTGCCCCCTCGCCGCGTAGGGGTTTTCTTAGACTATGAGGCTGGCACTGTCTCCTTTTATAATGTCACAAACCATGGCCTGCCCATCTACACCTTCTCTAAGTATTACTTTCCTACTGCCCTTTGTCCGTATTTCAATCCCTGCAGCTGTGTGGTCCCCATGACTCTGCGTCGCCCAAGCTCTTGA